The Aspergillus flavus chromosome 2, complete sequence region ACGGTACACATTGGCTGGCGCTGCTGACTCCCAAAGCAGCAAGCGTCCTGGTAACCTGCTCTGACGTATTGTAGGGCAAGAGTCTCAGGTGACTCATCTCAATGTAGTCCATGTCACCCAGGTCCATGGTTATCATGactattcttccttctccagtcTCAGAAGGGGATTTACTCAGTAGCCGGCCTGTGTTAAATCCGGCCAGCATCCTATGGTGTTCAAAACATTCATCCTCTGTTGATTCAGTTGCGACTTCATTGGCGCCTTCACCAGTTAAAGAATCCTTGACGAAGCTCCACCAACGGTTAAAAGCTTTCATGGGCAGTGCTTCCACTGCTGTGTTGCCTTTAGTAAGCCCCTTCGCGATCGGAATTCCGCCCACCGCTTCCATGAACTCGTGGAGTTTGACGGAAGCCGCATTGAATGTAGGGTAGGCGCTGTCTCCAACACCGAATATCGAGTACTTGACTGCAAGTGCCCCATTGTACTCCATGACTCTATCCTTCATAGCTGCTTCAAATTCAGCACCATTTGCAGGGAAGCGCCCATCACCAGTCGTCGACACTACCATTAGAAGTGGGTCCGAGGGCTTTATCTTCCGCAGGTCTAACAGATTCAGAATGTTGAAGTCCACTTGGAAACCACCTGGAAGCTCTTTAACTCGTCTTCGTAGCTTTTCGGTGAGCTTTAGGGCACTTGTACCGGTGCTGCTGTAATAAATATGCACCTTCTTTTTGGGGATAGTTGGTACCCCATTGGTAAGGTTCTTGGTGCCATTCTCGATACACAAGGAGTTTTGTACTGGTGTGATGTGTTCGGTCACCTATACATATTTAGTACGTAAGGACTGCAGTGAACGTGGATGAAGTAACCTACCCAGTCTTCCCCGACTTTCACGAGTCGGGTTACAGGAGTCTTGACAACACTGCGCCGGCGGCGCCAGGACTTTACGGGATCAAGTCGATGCCTTGCTATCAGGGGCTTTGGCTGATAATTTGGAGCACCGCCACGGTGCCACACTGGCACAATGGAGCCCTGCGGTGGTGCTATCCAATACGGGTCAGAATTGAGGCGGTATCCGTACTTCGATGCATGTTCGTCGTCAAACCGAGTCCAATCAGAGGAAGCAGCCAGGGTCCCGATGCAGGAAACGCCTTTCTGTAGGAAAGACCACCGAACTGCATAGTTCAGCTCCGCTTGTGCCCGTGACTACGTTTTATTAGCATGGCACTCATGTGGGACAAATGGACTGGGACTGGGAAGGGAACGTACCATCCACACGAGCTGTTCATAGTCTGGTAGGTCCTCCATTGCCTCGATCTCTGCGTATTCCGGATTTTTCTTGTAATTTTCAATATCGAACCCAAGGGCTTTCGCGACGTCAGGTAGAGTATTGTATCGAAATGAGTCGGCGAGATTACGGACACCGATCTCTGCGTCCATATACCTAAGCCCCACGTTAAAACATTCACACATATCACATCCATAAATGTTTGACATACCAGCCAATGAACGGCGCTGCGGTATACTGGACGCCACCAATATCAAACCCAAGCCTACTAAGGGCAGGAAATTGATACCACTTCAGACCAAGCTTCTGGAAATTTTCGAACCTCGGGTGGCGGATGTCGACCAGATCACGGAGCTCAGCTGGAACGTCGGCCCATGCAGGTGCGTCGCTTTCTGCCATAGCAACTATGGGTAGAAGATCCCACCGGCTCCTTGGCTCTGGTGGAACCCACCCAAGCTCAATGATGTCTTGTGTTAGCTCGACGTTACTAGGGTCCCCGAGAATAGAACCATCCTCTTGCTGGTACTGTATCATATGTTAGTTGCAAATCCTCATGAAAGTAATCACTGCAGATGCTTACACCAGCAAAATTGAGCAACTGTTTGCTCAAGAACATCGGCCCTGTGCCACTAGTCGACCGAGGAGGGAACGCAAACACTGCAGGTACATCAGTATGGAAACTGTGGATAAGGAGAGTGTTAACACACCTGTCGGTCTGATCTGTCCCTTGTTGAATGCCTTGACAGCCTCTTCAATGACAGTCTTGACCATCCCAACACTGGTCGTAATGTGCCGAAGGTCGCATAAGCTATTTAAGTTAGTTTAGAAGACGGCTTCGAGGTAGCACTCAAGAATCACGTACTCTAGTTCCTTATAATGCGACCTCATGATACACTTTCGTGAGTTTTTCCACGCAATTCGGATCCCATGCAAAAGCTCCTCAGAAGTCTGAGTCCAGGTCGCTGTTTTTCCAACCGTCTTAACTCCATCTACCATCATTGGTTCAAGAACCTCGGACTCTTTCAGAGCCTTGAGGACATCAAGATGCCTCGCCGTGTACTGATCTTCTGTATAGACTCCCTCCTGCCGTAGTTGAGACAAGAAACCTAAGGCTTCCTGCTTGACCACCTCAAGAGGACGAGTCTCACCTACTCTTGGCTCATCTGAGTGAATCAACCTTCCGGCCTGGCAGAATTGTGGGGTACAACCAGTAGAGGCCAGTACTGGGTTATTCTTGATGATTGTCTGAAACTCGCATACTTGAGTTGACTGCATGATGCTAAAAAGCCAGATCTTTCCAATTGTGGTTTTTGGGAAAAGAACAATGAAGACAGTCTGATCATATGTAAACAATTGTTCATCTCCTTGAACTTGgaattttattatcttttcgGAGCGATGCTAGAAGGGGGATTTATACCCAAGGGCAACACAAGACTGCGATCGGGAATCGACCATCTAATCCAGCACATTGCATGCCAAACTGCCCAGGAGGAAGTATAGAAACGATTGAGTAATGGAAATCATGTTCAACGGCGTTGAATGGTCAATGTGTAGCGTGATACACCTACTATACTTTCGGTCAGCACCTTTGCCTCTTGAGGCATACCTACATACTATTTCTCCATGTCAGGGTCATACCTGGCCTCCATAGGTCCATACCACATTGCATCACTCTGTGGAACAGTATACACTGGTGCCTACGGAGAATTGTCGGTTCGATGTACGGCAGCCGTTGGCGAGCATGAGTGCTCCAGAGACATTCCGTTTTAGTACATGGGAACCAGAGTGGTTGAGTTTCTCttactaatattaatagtctaATCCTAGTTCAAGTGGTATACCCATGTGGTTTACCTTGCAGTATTGCGCGTCTCCGCCACGTGATTTATTATACCCTGGGCCTTACATTTTCTTCAGAGACACTAGGATTAGGACGGTACTTGTACTCACGAGCTTTTGTAAATTGCCTTTGCTTCTACATTATATGAAACTGTCAACAGGCCCCAGACAAACCGGAAACGCTTGAATTGCGTGCCTCATAGGGCGCTGTTCTAAGACCTTGCTGGACCAAGCTTCCATTCCCTCTCACATGCCCAGGGCACCGTACTCTTACCCATAACTAGGGAAGGTAAAGTCGTTCGCATCAACCAAAGCTGCACATGAGTATTTCGGGATATGACTGGCGAATTGGTACCTTGTGATGGCATCATATCTTGGCCACGGGATACGAAAGTCCTGTAATGTCTGacgaagaacagaaaaaattagaagaacaagaaaaacaaacgACTTGGAATGCCAGTCTATCCCGCTTGGCACCTCAAATCAACACCTGACTTGAGCAGGTATATTAAACTAATCTGGGTTGTTTTAAAGGATAGACATTGGCCATTGACTAGCTGGCATATCCCAAGCGCTTGGCGTTGAATGAATGTAAAACCTTGGCATCAAGGTGGGTTTTGATAGAATGGTCTCATTAGTTAGTGGCGGGTGATCATCTTCCACTGGCTCGTGTCGTAACGGACCTACCCTTCATCAAGCGCCAAGCTGTCTAGTTCCAGTGTTCTAAAGCTCCTGGATACTCACTAGGTGCATGATCGACATGGCTAAAACTAGTTAGGGTCGGCCATACGCTCCATATAGATACTCCATTGAATTCGGGGTAACGGGCCGTTCCGATGGCGTGCGAGGTGCCCACGGTGGGGATGGAAAAATGCAGTTGCAAACTGTCTAGACTCCATGTTGCACGAACAACTCCTGTGGCTAGGAATGTTTCACTCTACATTATTCTCACAACGGACTATTCTTCGGCTCTGCCAAGAACTCCTCAGGCCATATCAGAATCGACGTATCCTCTCCGCTGGGCATACCACTAACAGCCTACCTGACTAGCAGGGCAGTTCTTGGCATCCTCTCCGCTTGTCGCGATACAAGGTAACATACCCAGCTCGGGTATGCATAGCTGAGGAAGTTTATTTCTTGGCGTTGCACGACTCCGCGGAACGGATGGAAGGAGACCTATTTATCCAGCCCTGACGAAGGAACCATGCATCTCCACAAGCCCTACCTTTAAACCCACCTCCCAATTTGCGGGATGTGTGCACTACTTTTCTTGGCATGTACCGGGGACAAGGGTCTAGCCCGTTATATCCCCTCTTTTAAGGACCCCAGATGGtgaaaatagattaaattcaGGAAAGCCCAGGCTCGACCACCGGACACAGGACCCTTCGGAATGCCGATCACATTCAGTTTGCGGAGACACGGACAGTGTTCGTCCGGTGATCACCGACGGATCAATAGAAGTGAGCAGGGATGTCATCCCACGCCGGCCAGGACCCCTATTCTGCGACATCCTTAGTGGACCCTAGAAATATGCAACGGGCCATGACGCCCCTGGCACTTCCTCCACACCTGGCGGTATGTTCGGCGAACTTCGGGGTAATTATGAGTGTGGGTTATGCGGGGAGCTGTTAATCCTCTGCCTAATGTGATGTATTCATGGTTGAAATTCAACGTCGGAAGCAGGTACGTTATTAGGAGATCCTTGCAAGCTGATGACGCTTATGACAACCCCATGACCTTCATTCTGCAACATATACATTGAAATTTGCTGCCGAGGCATCATACTAAGATTCGTACGTCTTATCGTTACGCCGCCGTCAGCTATTATGTCTCACTGAAGTCAAGATGTTACAATTTCGAAGGGAGAATAATGATTCATAATAACATTGAAAGAACCCGAAAATCCCATCTGATTGCTTGGAGAGAACAGCCAGTAACAGAAAGTCGACCAGAAGGATCATTTGATACGACAAGACTGCATCAATTATGAGCATCCCAGCGGAACTTCAGAAATTCAGTGAGCAGACGGAGACTTTTCGTCTCGGCAAGTGAAGTACTATGCTCGGCATGCGCAATTTGAAATCCACCTGGTTCCGAAGGGCCATGAGATACGTAGCCCGCATAGACATATTTGCCGTATCGTCCAATAGTCAACTGCTGTCGCCTTAGTCCGTACACGTACTTGGCTGGAGGGCTTTCCATATCCTCGGGCTTGGCTAGACAGTCTAGATTGATCGATGGACAAAGTGAATATATTGGATAAGCTGGCGCTGTGGCAAACTATATAGTGAGTATAATTAACAACCTCTTTTCTGCCAATGTAGAGGGCCCCGCTGTGCTTGGTACTTTTGTGCTTCAGCTGATATGTTAACTGGTGAAACCTGTAGTCAGCCAGCCCATCCTGCTACATCTCATTGGACCTTTAGCTATAACTATTTAGAAGCCGAATTTATGCAGATATATCCCAATTTGGTTCCACACACATGAATACAAGGACTCTGGGCCACTATAATGGCCTGAATATTTTGCCTAGCTTTAGTGTGATTATGAAAGTTTTTTGGAATGTATAGCATGTAGTTTATATGCTGCAGCAATCGACAATTGTTAAAGGGTTGGAATACTATATTGGTGGCAAATTTAATCTTTCTAATGAATTGCACTTCCCTCTATCAATTTAATAGCGTGCTCCTAAGTTGTTACAGGATAGTGCAGCAACTGGTTGACTCGGGCTCTGGCGAAGATGGCCGCGTGTGCGTGTGCGAGGGCGTAGCTGTGGGTTCCACACCTCCTTCACCAGCCACCGGATTAGATGGACAAGACGTCCGCAGACCCTGTGACAACAGAGCCATCCCCTCCGGCTGCAGCTGGTCAAATTCCGCCTCCGCAGGCAGTGTACCAACATAGGCATTGAAATTGTAAATACCATACGGACATTTGTCAACGATGTCTCGCTGACTAACCCCGGAGAGAGTCTCGACAATGTTTCCGTCACGACGAACGCTGAAAGACTGTACACCCAGGCCCATAGGTACCGACCACTCGTGCGCACCTGCTGGTGCTTGGAACCTGCGTGTGTTTGACCCGGACCATACCTCCACGTCTGCGGGCTCCTTCAGCAGAGTGACAAGAAACACACTGTCCTCCATTGTGTCCGAGCCGTGTGGCCTTCCCCGGAACAAGTCCGGGCTTGTGATGTTGCCATTTTCCTGCATCGTTGTGTCGGTTGCGTCGCAATCGACCCACTTGGGCGTTGGGCGGTACCAGTAAACTAGCCTTTCTTCATGGATGAAGTCATCTGGGTCGTGCACGCCCGCTTTATACGCCGCGATGAAGGGCTTAGCCATGTCCAACCAACCGTTGTGCGGCCTTTTGTTGCTGTATTAGTGCAGACTCGTCACTTGTTGGTGGTATTACTTACATGTCTATAGCCCACTTTGATGAACCATCATCTGTGTGGGGTGATGATAGAGGACCGACATAATGAGACTCGCCAAAGTCATTCCATGTGATGATCTCAACGAAGCGAGGCCCCAAAGCTAAGATTTCCCTCCATCGGCGGTACCAGAGAAGGTCAGACGGAAACACCCAGTTCTTACTATAGGGGACCTCTGTACCGAAATGTGTGAAGAACCAGGGGGAGACGGCTATTGCAAGTCAGTGAATACGCTTCCATAACAGCCCAAGTGGAAGACTAAAGAATACTGACGTGCAATATATGCCTTCCCATCAAGTGCTTGTCTATAGGCTTCGTCTCCATCCGCTACTGCGACCTTCTGTCCCGCGCTCGGAGCTTTATTACAACCATTACTATCCCACGCCATCCAGTTCAGGGCTCCCTGGACATGATTAAAGTCTCCGTGGCCGGGATGGAAGTTTggggcgaagaagatctcgCATCCAGCAGCGTTCTGAATAGCACTAGGATCGACCCCATCCCCGCAAAATGATGATACAAACACTTTACCATCAACATTGAGTTGAGCAGGATGGTCAGCAAATTGGCGGACCTTGACTCCGACCTCTCTGGCCTGGCTGAAATGCCACCAATTAAAGTCGAACGAGATAAACACCTTCATGTCATTGTTGGCAGCAGACTCATAGGCGAAGCCCAGCTGGGTGTCGGTGTAGGAGTCGGTTCCGATGTTCAAGGCAAAGGCATCAATGCCATATTCCTTGGCTCGTTTCATGTCAGCGTCATAGTCACTGGCGTTTTGGCGGTTGCCGACCACGCCAACCTAGGTTACATTAGTGGCGGGTTCCTCAGTATTTTTAATGG contains the following coding sequences:
- a CDS encoding putative nitric oxide synthase, which produces MQSTQVCEFQTIIKNNPVLASTGCTPQFCQAGRLIHSDEPRVGETRPLEVVKQEALGFLSQLRQEGVYTEDQYTARHLDVLKALKESEVLEPMMVDGVKTVGKTATWTQTSEELLHGIRIAWKNSRKCIMRSHYKELDLCDLRHITTSVGMVKTVIEEAVKAFNKGQIRPTVFAFPPRSTSGTGPMFLSKQLLNFAGYQQEDGSILGDPSNVELTQDIIELGWVPPEPRSRWDLLPIVAMAESDAPAWADVPAELRDLVDIRHPRFENFQKLGLKWYQFPALSRLGFDIGGVQYTAAPFIGWYMDAEIGVRNLADSFRYNTLPDVAKALGFDIENYKKNPEYAEIEAMEDLPDYEQLVWMSRAQAELNYAVRWSFLQKGVSCIGTLAASSDWTRFDDEHASKYGYRLNSDPYWIAPPQGSIVPVWHRGGAPNYQPKPLIARHRLDPVKSWRRRRSVVKTPVTRLVKVGEDWVTEHITPVQNSLCIENGTKNLTNGVPTIPKKKVHIYYSSTGTSALKLTEKLRRRVKELPGGFQVDFNILNLLDLRKIKPSDPLLMVVSTTGDGRFPANGAEFEAAMKDRVMEYNGALAVKYSIFGVGDSAYPTFNAASVKLHEFMEAVGGIPIAKGLTKGNTAVEALPMKAFNRWWSFVKDSLTGEGANEVATESTEDECFEHHRMLAGFNTGRLLSKSPSETGEGRIVMITMDLGDMDYIEMSHLRLLPYNTSEQVTRTLAALGVSSASQCVPFRDTTMPSLSYGEFFQHYIDLEGRFKDLAWLPEAFPAGDRWDTNGTVLEVLERLPGLQQITDDLRMKVCLDMPLLRPRSFSVASSAKYVGKGLVEIMVRLHKGGRFSDKFLSAIAPGDSIKYAPVTIVPGQDLISSQKHLIAICTGTGFAPVRSLLQQKIQVLMEAESQGMDFVFQSPPISIFVGFKAHDEALFEETLAVAERYGLIDMLFRVPSNKQKRRVQHYVEDNKESVLAKITDGSIYVCGAKAMVNDMAAKLSDMIGGDVRQSLGRRYVEEIF
- a CDS encoding glucan endo-1,3-alpha-glucosidase agn1 precursor gives rise to the protein MQSPTFDVNCEDRLVFCHFVVGVVGNRQNASDYDADMKRAKEYGIDAFALNIGTDSYTDTQLGFAYESAANNDMKVFISFDFNWWHFSQAREVGVKVRQFADHPAQLNVDGKVFVSSFCGDGVDPSAIQNAAGCEIFFAPNFHPGHGDFNHVQGALNWMAWDSNGCNKAPSAGQKVAVADGDEAYRQALDGKAYIAPVSPWFFTHFGTEVPYSKNWVFPSDLLWYRRWREILALGPRFVEIITWNDFGESHYVGPLSSPHTDDGSSKWAIDMPHNGWLDMAKPFIAAYKAGVHDPDDFIHEERLVYWYRPTPKWVDCDATDTTMQENGNITSPDLFRGRPHGSDTMEDSVFLVTLLKEPADVEVWSGSNTRRFQAPAGAHEWSVPMGLGVQSFSVRRDGNIVETLSGVSQRDIVDKCPYGIYNFNAYVGTLPAEAEFDQLQPEGMALLSQGLRTSCPSNPVAGEGGVEPTATPSHTHTRPSSPEPESTSCCTIL